TCGATCGCCGTCCAGCTCGCCCGCAAGCTGACCGACCTGACCGTCATTGCCACGGCCTCGCGACCGGAAACCCAGGCCTGGGCGCGGGAACTCGGCGCCCACCACGTCATCGATCACGCCAGGCCGCTGGCGAGCCAGGTCGAGGCTCTCGGGCTGGGCGCGCCCGGCCTGGTATTCTCGACCACCCATAGCGACGAATATATCGCGGAGATCGCGGCCTTCATCGCGCCGCAGGGACGGCTCGCGGTCATCGACAGGGTCGACCGGCTCGACGTGATGCCGCTCATGCAGAAGAGCGTCTCGTTTCACTGGGAATTGATGTTCACGCGCTCGCTGTTCGGCACCGCCGATATGCAGGCCCAGCATGACCTGCTGACCGAGGCCGCGCGGCTGGTCGATGCCGGCGAGATCCGGACCACCCTGACCGAAACGTTCGGCGCCATCTCGGCGGCCAATCTCAAGCGGGCGCATGCCCATATCGAAAGCGGCAAGGCGCGTGGCAAGGTGGTGCTGGCCGGGTTCTGATCCGGTCCCGCCGCTTAGGGCGGCGGCGCGTTGCCGGCCGCGCGGGCCATGGCAAAATATCGGCCGGTTGCTAGACTACGGCATGGTTCGGATCCTCGCCCTGTTGTGCATGATCGCCGCACTACCAGCCGCAGCGCAGGAAATGCGCGGTCATGGCGGCCCGGTCAGGGCTCTCGCCGTGACCGCCGACGGCCAGGTCGCGCTATCGGGCTCGTTCGACACCTCGGCGATCCTGTGGTCGATCGAGACCGGGGCGGCATTGCAGGTGCTGCGCTATCACGATGGCGCGGTGAATGCGGTGGCGGCGCTGCCCGACGGGCGCTTCGCGACCGCCGGCGAAGAGGGCCGGGTCGCCATCTGGCAAATCGGCCGCGCCGAGCCCATCCGGGTGATCCAGGGCCATTCCGGACCGATCGCGGCGCTGGCCGTCTCGCCTGACGGCCAGCGCATCGCGTCGGCCTCCTGGGACGGCACGGCAAGGGTCACCCCGATCGCATCAGGCGAGCCCCAGGTCATTGCCGGCCACAAGGGCCCGCTCAACGCGGCGGCCTTCACCCCGGACGGGCGAAGCCTGGTCACCGGCAGCCATGACCTGACCTTGCGCATCACGCCGCTCGGCGGCGGAGCCGCGCGCGCGGTCGATGTCGGCGTCCCGGTCAATGCCCTCGCCATCGCGGCTGGCGGCGAAATCTTCGCGGCCTGCGCCGATGGCCGCGTTCATGTCTTTTCGCCTGACGGGGTGAAACGGGGCGAAATCATTGCCTCCGAGGCGCCGCTCGTGGCGCTCGCGCTCTCGGCCGACGGCAAAAGGCTGGCCGCCGCCGGCATTCGTGGCTCGGTGGCGCTGATCGAGCGCCAGGCGGCGGGTGATGCCGGGCGTGTCGAGCGGATGCTGGTCGGGCCGGGCCTGCCGGTCTGGTCGGTCGCCTTCCGGCCGGGTGGGCAGGAACTGCTGACCGGCGGCGGCGACCGGCTGGTCCGCCGCTGGGATGTGACGACGGGGGAACATATTGGCCCGGTCGCGATGATCCGGCCCCAGGACGCCCTGGCCCGCTACAATGGCGACCGGGGCGCCGAGGTGTTCCGTGCCTGCGTCGCCTGCCATACGCTCGAGCCTGACGGCGGCAACCGTGCCGGCCCCTCGCTTTATGGTGTCATCGGCCGGCGTATCGGCACGGCGCCCGGCTACGTCTATTCGCCGGCCTTTCGCGCCCTGGACATCGTCTGGAGCGAGGCGACGATCGCGCGGCTGTTCGAAATCGGCCCCAATGCCTATACGCCGGGCACAAAAATGCCCGAGCAGATCGTCGCCGATCCCGACGACCGCCAGGCCCTGGTCGATTTCATCGCGCGGGTCACCGCCAGGCGCTGAGCGCCATCAGTTCAACTTGTCGCGACCCTCGGCAAGCTCGCGCAGATAATCCTCCGCGGTGCGCACGCGCGGCCGCGACGGCGCGCCATAGGGGTCGAAACTCTCGTTGACCACTTTCTCGACGCGGCAGTCTTCGCACATGAACAGGGCGGCGCGGCGATGGGCGTTGTCGCCGGAAAACATCCAATGCCCCTCCAGCTTGGCGGCGATCCGGTCGATCGTCGACTTGGTGCCGAAAGCCTTGCCGCATTGGGTGCAGTGGAACGGCTGTTCCTCTTTCACCACCCGGCGCGGCTCGCTCCAGGCGACGAAATCGACCTGCGGTTTCAGCGTGATGGCGTCCTCGGGACAGGTCTGCTCGCACAATCCGCACTGCACGCAGAGGCTTTCGGTGAAGCGCAGCATCGGCTGGTCCGGATTGTCGGTCAGCGCGCCGGTCGGACAGGCCGAGACACAGGCATGGCACAGCGTGCAGGCGGCGGGATCGACCTCGGCCTTGCCGAAGGGCGCCCCCTTGGCGAGCGCCACGACGTCGACCGGCGCCGGAGCTGCCCGGTGCAATTCGCGGAACGACAATTCCAGCAGGCCGCGCTTGCTGCCGAGCGGCGTGAAGCTCGAAGGCTGTGGCGCGACCGTCGCCTCCGATGCACCGCCAAGGGCTGCGGCGAGGCCATCGGGGTCGTCGGTCTCGATCAGCGTGGCGAGGTCCCGGCCGTAGCCGAGGCCGGCCAGCATGGCATTGGCGGTCGCCAGGACCTGGTGAAGCCCGGCCGGATCATGTTTCGGCCGGGCGCGGCCGAGCAGGCTGACGCCCGCCGCGCCATAAGCGAAGGCCGCGGCCAGAAGTTCCGGGCCGACCTGGGTGATCTCGTTGACCGCCAGCGGCATGACATGGGCCGGCAGGCCGTCGCCGAAGCGTGCCAGGGCATCGATCAGCGGCTGGCCGTGATCGGCATCATGCAGCAGCACGACGCCATGGCTGCCGCCGGCGGCTCGATAGGTGGTCAGGAGCGTGCGCAGGCGGCGCATCAGGCCGTCGACCGGCGGCAGGGCATAGGCCGCCGCACCGGTCGGGCAGGCGGCCGCGCAGGCGCCGCAGCCGGCGCAGATCGCCGCATCGATCGCCACCGCATCGCCGTTCGGCGTGATCGCGCCGGTCGGGCAGAGATCGAGGCACCGGGTGCAGCCGGTGATCCGGTTGCGTGAATGGGCGCAGAGATCGTCGTGGAAGGTGATGAATTTCGGCTTGTCGAACGTGCCGACGAGACCGCGCGCGTCACCGATCAGCCGCTCGACCGCGGCCCGGTCGGCCGGATCGGCGCGCAGGTAACCCGGCCTGAGTTCGCCGCCCGGGAACAGCGCCGTGCCGCCGGTCAGGTCCAGCACGATATCGGATGTCGACACGGCGTCCTGGCGCGGCGCCTGCCAGAGATAGCTCCGGCGCGACGACGGCAAGGGCAGGGCATAGTCGTCGACCACCAGGTCGAAGGCGCCGAGATGGCCCTTGGCGGCGCTGATCGTGCCCTTCACCACGGGGAATTCGGTGGTCGCGGCGGGCGCCACCTCGCCGGGCCTGGTCAGCAGGACCGTGACGTCGAGCGTGTCGGCGAGCCGGCGCGCCACCATGATCGCCGTTTCGTCGCGGCCATAGACCAAGGCGACGCCCTTCGATTCGAGCGTCACCACCGGGATCAGCGGCATCTCCTCGGCCGCCGCCGCCAGCAAGGCTGCGGTCTTGGCGCCGGCATCGGCGCCTTGCGTCGACCAGCCGGCCTGCTCGCGCACATTGGCGAAGGCCAGCTTGCCGGCAAAGCCGAGATCGGCCGCGGTCTCCTCGAACAGCGGCGCCTCCTGGGTGCAGCCGACCGTCACGTCGCTCGCCTGGCCAAGCACCGCCTTGAACAGGTCGAGCTGCTTCCGGCACAGCTGGTCGGCCGAGCGCACCTTGGCCTTGCACGCCTTGGCGACCGCCTCGCCATGCAGCGGCATGGTCTCCTCGCAGGAGCAGACGAGAATGGTCCGGCCGGCTTGCATAGAGGTCTCCTTGGGCGGCCCTGGAGCAGGACGTCGTCGCGCCGGCATCAATGCGTCGCGCGTCCCTTTCTGTTGGCCATAGGGACTCATATATTGGAACAGGTCAAAAGAACCAGATCCAACAGGTCTCGAGGAACCGCCGAAGTGTCGTCATGTCCCCTCTGATCGCGATCAAGACGCCGATGGCGCTCGATCTGCCGCCGGGTTTCCGGCTGGTGCCCCTGCGCGAATCGGGCGACGCCTTCGGCCATGCCTGCCGGACGGCGAAAGTGGAGGGGGCCGGCACGCTGGTCTGGGTCCGGCGTTTCGACGTTGCCGAATTCGCCGTGGTGCTCGAGCCCGAGGAGCCGCTGAGCCTGGCGCGCAAGGCCTTCTTCATGGGCATGAACGCGGTGGCCGATGCGCTCGCCGCCCATTGCCCGCCGGAACGCGCCGTGACCTTCGACTGGCCCGATACGATCCGTTTCGATGGCGGCCTGGTCGGCGGCGGCCGGATCGGCTGGCCGAAAGCCTGCGCCGAGGACCAGACGCCCGCCTGGCTGGTCTTTTCCTCCGTCATCCGCATCGCCTTTGTCGATGTCGTCGAGCCCGGCCGCGTGCCGAACGCCGCGGCGCTCGACGAAGACGGAGCCGACGGCATCGGCCCCTCCGTCATTGTCGAGAGCTTCGCGCGCTTCTTCCTGCGCCAGGTCGATCTCTGGCAGCATGACGGCTTCAGCCGGATCGGCGCCGACTATCTCGCGCGCCTCGCAAAAGACCGGCCGGGCGATGTTCGCGGCCTCGACGGCAATGGTGATCTCCTGACCCGCGGCCCGCTCGGCCAGGCCGAGACCCGGCGCGACTGGCTCGGCGCGCTTGGCCCGGTCTCCTGGCTCGACCGCAAGACCGGAGCGCCGAAGTTATGAAACTCTTGCGCACCATCCGGCTCGACCCTTCGGATACCTTCGTGTTTCCGCGCGCGGCCGAACCCGGTGAATGGGCGGTGACCGGTACATTCCTGTTCTGGGGCCGCGATGTCGCCGGCTTCGAGGGCAAAGAGCGCGCGGCCTTCCGCTCCGGCTTCCTCGGCGTCGACAGTTTCGGCTTTTCCACCCTCGTCGTCGTCCAGGAGGCGCGCGACGACGAACGCAGCGGCGCGGTCGAGGCGCTTGCCAGCCACATCCACCGGGAACTCGGCGCCCCCGACCTTGCCAGCGCGCGCGCCGCCGCCGAGGAAGAGATCGCTTTTTCGGCCTCGCTCGCCGATCATGAACCGAACACCCTGGTGGCCCTGCACCGGCTGTTCGAGGCTGGCGAGATTCGCGAGGCGTTCCGCACGCTGAAAGCCCGTGAAGGTGCCGTCGGCGCCGACGGCCTGCATGCCCAGGCGCGCGCCTTCAGCTTCCACGAGGTGGTGGATGACGATGCTGTCGCGGACGAGGTGGATCTGATCGGCATGATGGACAAGCGCGCATGACCATGGACACCGCGACCTCGAGGGAATTCTGGGTCTCGTCGGGCCATCACATGACCCGGCGCACCGATGGCGGCGGGCTCGCGATCACCGATGAACTGATCCTGGCCTATCTCGCCCGGCCCGAGCTGGTGCCGCCGGAGGAGGCTTGCGCCGCCGAGCGTGAACTCCACGCCATGCTCATGGCCGAACCGCGCCGGGCGGTGACAAAGGCCATGATCGAGGCGATCCAGGACGACGATGCCCGCGAGAACTGGAGCTTCATGATCGGCTTCCGCGACCGGCTGATCGCCGCGCCGAGCGTCGAGGCGGCCTATCTCGGCATCATCCGAAGACAGGCGAGCGCGGTTCCGCCGCTCTTCCTCAACCAGCTGACCCACCTGATCCTGCGCAACGCGCTCGATGGCTGCGAGGATCCCTTCGTCCTGCGGGCCGCCGAGTGCTTCTTCCGGGCGCAGAAGGGGTCGCTCCGCGACGACACCCTGCTCATCGCCGATGCCGAGCTGATCGAGGGGTTCGAGGCCGAACGCCGGACCTTGATGCAGTCGTCGCCCTTGACCGCGATGTTCGGCGGCGACGCCCTGGCCGGTCTCGACGTCATGACCGACGACAATGCCGGCGACTACTGGTCGTGTTCCGACGCCTTTTCCATGGTGATGAACCTCGGCGGCAATCCGCGCGCCCGGGAGGCGCTGGCGCGCGTCATCGAAAGCTGGATCGGCCATCTCCTCGGCATGACCGCGACGGTTACGCCGGTCGAGCGGATCGAAGACGCCGACTGGCGCTGGTTCGTCGGGCTCGACGCCGAGGCGACCGGCATCGGCAACCGGCTGTGGCAGGGCGAGACGGTCGATCCGACGGCGCAGGCGCGGGTTTGCGGGCTGTTCAAGCTGAATTTTGGCGATCAGGCGCGGGTCGACCCTCGTTTGGCCGGAAAGCCGGTCTATCTGATCATGGCCCTGACCGAAGACATGATCCTGCGGATCAAGCCGCAGAACCTGATTGCCGGGCTGCCGCTCGGCGCTGCGGCCGCATAGAGGGGCCTGACATGGCGGTCCACCACATCGCGATCGGCGTCGTCGTCGCCAAGAAGAAGCTCAGCAATCCCTGGGTCGATCATGAATGGGCGCCGGCCGCGGTGCTGCCCGGCGTGCCGGCGGTCGAGCCCTGGACCTTCATTGGCCGCGAAGGCGAGACCGAGAGCTGGTATGCCGGGCCCGCCGAACTGAGCTTTCACTCCGGCGAGACCGCGCATTATCGCGACAATCTCGTCTCCGGGCGGCCGTCGATCTGGGTGGCCCTGCGCGAGGATGCCGAAGGCCGGTGGCAGGTCGCGGCGGTCACCGCCGACCCCTATGAAGGCGAAGCCTTTGTCGACACGGTCACCGATCGGGTCGAGGCGGTGCCGATGCCGCATGAGGTGATGGTCGAGCTTTCGGCCTTTTTCGAAGCCCATCATGTCGAAGAGCCGTTCTTCAAGCGCAAGCGCGACCGGCAGGATCCAGACAGCATGGGCAGCCGCGGCATCGGCCAGCCGGGCAAGTTCCGGCGCGATCCCGGCCCCGGAGACGGCCAATGACCGGGCCGGGCGACGACGAAGGTTTCCTGTCGCGCTGGTCGCGGCGGAAGCGCGCGCCCGAACCGGCCGTCGAAGCGGTAACGCCGGGCGAACCGCAGACCGCGCCGTCCGCCGGCGAGGCCGCCAAGGCGCTCGAGGATCTGATTGCCGAATTGCCCGCCATCCAGGATCTGGTGGCAGGCCAGGATCTCTCCGCCTTCATGCGTCCCGGCGTGCCCCTGGACCTGCGCAACCAGGCCTTGCGGCGGATGTGGAGCATCGATCCGGCGATCCGCGATTTCGTCGGCGAGGCGCTCGACTATGCCTATGACTACAACACCCCGGGCGCCATTTCGGGCTTCGGGCCGCTGACCGCGGGCGCCGATCAGGTGCGGGCGGTGCTCGACGGGTTCGACCGCGTCCTGGCCGGGACGCCGGGCGAATCCGGCGCCCCAAGCGAATCCGGGGCCAAAACAGGCCAGGACCCCATAGCCTCTGACAATATGTCGCAGGCGGCCTTGGCCGGGACGCCAGCCCCGCAGGATCTTGCCGCAGTGCAGCAGCTGATGGCGCAGGATGACCTGGCCGCGCTGCCGGAAAGCGGCGGCGCGTCCGGCGAGCCGAGCGCGGTGAGCAAAACCGGCGAAAACGGGCAAAACCATGCACCCGTCGTTCATGCTGCGATGCCAGAGAAATCGCCGGAAAACCCGGAAACGGAGCCGGTCCGGCGCCGTCACGGCGGCGCTTTGCCGGGTTGACGTGCCACGGCCGTTCCGTTGCATTCACTCATAGCTTGGAGCTATTCTAGGGTGGTATCCCGGCATGGCTTCGACCACCCGCATGGGTGGGTCTGGCGGTCTGGCCGGCAAACGGAAAGACGATCGCGGGAATGCGTGACGGCGGCTTGGAGGCGGCAATCAAGGCGGTCGGCGGGGTCGGGGCCCTGGCGAGAGCTCTGGGCATTTCGCAACCGTCCGTATCGAACTGGCAGCGCATACCGCCGGAGCGTGTGATTGCCGTGGAGACGCTGACCGGCATCGGCCGGCACCAGCTTCGCCCCGACCTCTATCCGGAAGCGCGGTCGAGCATCAAGGCGGCCATGGAACAGGCGCTTGCCGAGGCGGAGGCCCGTGCGGCGCCCGAGACCGACGAGATGGACCGGCTGAGGGCCGCCGAATATGGCCTGCTCGCGCTGCTCCTGTTCAAGGTCCCGACCGCCGACGTGCTGGCCAAGGTCGCGGCCCTGAAAGGCGATGCATCGCCGCTCGGCATGGCCCATCTGGCGCTGGCCGAGGCTGCGCGCGTCACCACGGTCGACGCGGTGAACTGCGAGTTCTTTGACCTGTTCATTGGCGTCGGACGCGGCGAACTGCTGCCCTACGGGTCCTATTACCTCACCGGGTTCCTGCACGAGCGGCCGCTGGCCGAGGTGCGCGCCGCCTTCGTCGCGCTCGGCGTCGTGCGCGACGACAGTTCCAAGGAGCCCGAGGACCATATCGGGCTCCTCTGCGACGTCATGGCCGGCCTGGCGTTGCGCCGGTTCGGCGACGGATATGACGGCGAGAAGGCGTTTTTCGAGGCCCATGTGAAACCTTGGGCGCAGCGTTTCTTCGCCGATCTGGAAATGGTTCGGAACAAGCCGTTCTACAGCGCCGTCGGCGCGGTCGGCCGGCTGTTCATGGATATCGAAACGGAAGCTTTCGCCTTCGCGGCCTGACGGCGCGTGCGGGCGTAAATTCGCGATGGAGGACGGGCAATGTCGGGTCAGAGCAAAGACAAGAGCGGCGGCACCGGGCTGACGGCCGGCCGGCGCGACTTCTTGAAAGCCATGACTGGCGCATCCGCTCTCGCCGCGACCGCGGTGGTGGCGAGCCAGCCGGCCGAAGCCCAGGCGCCGGCCTCCGGCCGCGAAAGCCGGGATGAGCGGCGCAAGGCGCGTTACCAGCCGAACGCCGCTGACGTGCAGAATTTCTATCGCACCAATCGCTATTGAGGGGCGCGCCATGTTGATCAAACGCAAAAGCGCCGACGCCACCCGTTCGAGGCTCAATGGGCTCGCCGCCGGACTGACCTCCGGCGTCATGGACCGCCGCACCTTTCTCGCCCGCTCCGGCATCGCCGTTGCGGGCGCTGCCGCCGTCGGTTCGCTGACGCTCGGCGCTGTCCGCAAGGCGGAGGCCATCAGCGCGCCTCAGCCGGGCGTGCCGATCATCGTCCGCCAGAATATCTGCACCCATTGCTCGGTCGGCTGTACCGTCCGCGCCGAGGTGCAGAATGGCGTCTGGACCGGCCAGGAGCCGGCCTGGGAGAGCCCGATCAATCGCGGCACCCATTGCGCCAAGGGCGCCTCGGTGCGCGAGATCGTTCATGGCGAGCGGCGCGTCAAATATCCGCTGAAGCTGGTCGACGGCGTCTGGCAGAAGATCGGCTGGGATCAGGCGTTCAACGAAATCGGCGACAAGATGAACGCCATCCGCGCCAAGTCCGGCGCCGATTCGGTCTATCTGCTCGGTTCGGCCAAATATACCAACGAGGCCGCCTACCTATTCCGCAAGTTCGCGGCCTTCTGGGGCACCAACAACGTCGACCACCAGGCGCGCATCTGCCACTCCACGACGGTTGCAGGTGTTGCCAACACCTGGGGTTATGGCGCCCAGACCAATTCCTACAACGATATCCGCAACTCCAAGACCATGGTCATCATGGGCGGCAATCCGGCGGAAGCCCATCCTGTCGCCATGCAGCACGTGCTCTCCGGCAAGGAGATCAACCGCGCCAACATGATCGTCATCGATCCGCGCATGACCCGCACCGCGGCGCATGCCACCGAATATATCCGGATCCGTTCGGGCACCGACATCGCGGTGCTCTGGGGCATGTTGTGGCATGTCTTCCAGAATGGCTGGGAAGATAAGGAGTTCCTCCAGAACCGCGTCTACGGCATGGATGAAGTCCGCAAGGAGGTGGCCAAGTACACTCCTGATGAAGTGGAGCGGATATCGGGCGCGACCGGTGCGCAATTGAAGCGCGTCGCCGAGATGCTGGCCAAGCAAAAGCCCGCGACGTTGATCTGGGCCATGGGCCAGACGCAGCACACCGTCGGGACCGCCAATGTCCGCGCCAGTTGCACACTGCTGCTGGCCACCGGCAATGTCGGCAGTCCCGGCGCCGGCGCCAATATCTTCCGCGGCCACACCAATGTGCAAGGCGCGACAGATCTCGGCCTCGATGTCGGCAACCTGCCGCTCTATTATGGCCTGGTCGAAGGCGGCTGGCGCCATTGGGCGCGCGTCTGGGAGGTGCCTTACGACTATTTCGTCAGCCGTTTCGACGAGGTGCCGGCCAAGGCCGGCCGCGCCGCGCGCACGGCCAAGCAGAACATGGAGACCTCGGGCCTGCCCTCGACCCGCTGGTTCGACGCGACCACGCTGCCGGCCGAGCAGGTCGACCAGAAGGACAACCTCAAGGCCATGATCGTCATGGGGCATGGCGGCAACACCATCCCGCGCATCCCCGGCGCGGTGGAGGGCCTGGAGAAGCTCGAGCTCCTGGTCGTCGGCGATCCGCACCCGACCAATTTCATCTCGCTGGGTGGACGCAAGAACGGCACCTATATCCTGCCGATCTGCACCAGTTTCGAATGCAGCGGCTCGCGCACGGCGTCGAACCGCTCGCTGCAATGGGGCGAGAAGATCGTCGAACCGATCTTCGAATCCGCCAATGACTATTGGGTCATCTACAAGCTCGCTCAGAAGCTCGGCTTCGCCCAGGAAATGTTCAAGAACATCACTATGGTGAAGGGCAAGTTCGGAGACGAGCCCGAGGCCGAGTCGCTGTTGCGCGAGATCAACCGCGGCGGCTGGTCGACCGGCTATACCGGCCAGTCGCCGGAGCGCCTGAAGGCCCATATGGCCAACCAGGGCAAGTTCGACATCGTCACGCTGCGCGCGCCGAAAGAACTCGCCGATATCGGCGGCGACTATTACGGCCTGCCATGGCCCTGCTGGGGCAAGCCCGAGGTGCGCCATCCCGGCACCCACATTCTCTACAACACCAATCTCGCCATCAAGGACGGCGGCGGCTGCTTCCGGCCGCGCTTCGGCCTGGAGCGCAACGGTGAGACCCTGCTGGCGCAGAACTCCTGGCCGAAGGACTCGCCGATCCAGGACGGCTACCCGGAATTCACCTATGCCATCTTCCAGCGGCTCGGCTGGGACGCCGACCTGACGCCGGCGGAAAAAACCCAGATCGAGACCCAGGGCGGCGCCAATGCCGGCGCGGTCAGCTGGAGCAACGACCTCTCCGGCGGCATCCAGCGTGTCTGCCTGGACAAGGGGGTCTCGCCCTTCGGCAATGGCAAGGCCCGGGCGATCGCCTGGAACCTGCCGGACCCCGTGCCGGTGCATCGCGAGCCGATCTATACGCCGCGGCCCGAACTGGTGGCGAAATATCCGGCGCGTGCCGACGAACGCACGCTGCGCATGCCCAATCTGCACACGACCTATCAGAAGGGCGCGGTGGACAAGGGCATCGCCCGGTCGTTCCCGATCATCCTCACCTCCGGCCGGATCGTCGAATATGAAGGCGGCGGCGAGGAAACCCGCTCCAACAAATGGCTCGCCGAGCTGCAGCAGGACATGTTCGTCGAGGTCAATCCGCGTGAAGCCTCGGCGCGCGGTATCCAGGACGGCCAATGGGTCTGGGTCAGCGGCCCGGAGGGCGGCCGCGCCCGGGTCAAGGCGTTGGTCACCGAACGGGTCGGACCGGGCGTCGCCTGGATGCCGTTCCATTTCGGCGGCTGGTACCAGGGCGCCGACCAGCGCGG
This portion of the Phreatobacter stygius genome encodes:
- a CDS encoding zinc-binding alcohol dehydrogenase family protein; amino-acid sequence: MRAVGYRESLPIEAEASLIDVDLPKPEPAGRDLLVEIKAVSVNPVDTKVRVRVTPEAGATKVLGWDAAGVVVGAGPEARLFKVGDEVFYAGAIDRAGTNAEFHLVDERIVGRKPASLDFAAAAALPLTTITAWEALFDRLDVRRPVPGAAKAIVIIGGAGGVGSIAVQLARKLTDLTVIATASRPETQAWARELGAHHVIDHARPLASQVEALGLGAPGLVFSTTHSDEYIAEIAAFIAPQGRLAVIDRVDRLDVMPLMQKSVSFHWELMFTRSLFGTADMQAQHDLLTEAARLVDAGEIRTTLTETFGAISAANLKRAHAHIESGKARGKVVLAGF
- a CDS encoding c-type cytochrome, translating into MVRILALLCMIAALPAAAQEMRGHGGPVRALAVTADGQVALSGSFDTSAILWSIETGAALQVLRYHDGAVNAVAALPDGRFATAGEEGRVAIWQIGRAEPIRVIQGHSGPIAALAVSPDGQRIASASWDGTARVTPIASGEPQVIAGHKGPLNAAAFTPDGRSLVTGSHDLTLRITPLGGGAARAVDVGVPVNALAIAAGGEIFAACADGRVHVFSPDGVKRGEIIASEAPLVALALSADGKRLAAAGIRGSVALIERQAAGDAGRVERMLVGPGLPVWSVAFRPGGQELLTGGGDRLVRRWDVTTGEHIGPVAMIRPQDALARYNGDRGAEVFRACVACHTLEPDGGNRAGPSLYGVIGRRIGTAPGYVYSPAFRALDIVWSEATIARLFEIGPNAYTPGTKMPEQIVADPDDRQALVDFIARVTARR
- a CDS encoding 4Fe-4S binding protein, which produces MQAGRTILVCSCEETMPLHGEAVAKACKAKVRSADQLCRKQLDLFKAVLGQASDVTVGCTQEAPLFEETAADLGFAGKLAFANVREQAGWSTQGADAGAKTAALLAAAAEEMPLIPVVTLESKGVALVYGRDETAIMVARRLADTLDVTVLLTRPGEVAPAATTEFPVVKGTISAAKGHLGAFDLVVDDYALPLPSSRRSYLWQAPRQDAVSTSDIVLDLTGGTALFPGGELRPGYLRADPADRAAVERLIGDARGLVGTFDKPKFITFHDDLCAHSRNRITGCTRCLDLCPTGAITPNGDAVAIDAAICAGCGACAAACPTGAAAYALPPVDGLMRRLRTLLTTYRAAGGSHGVVLLHDADHGQPLIDALARFGDGLPAHVMPLAVNEITQVGPELLAAAFAYGAAGVSLLGRARPKHDPAGLHQVLATANAMLAGLGYGRDLATLIETDDPDGLAAALGGASEATVAPQPSSFTPLGSKRGLLELSFRELHRAAPAPVDVVALAKGAPFGKAEVDPAACTLCHACVSACPTGALTDNPDQPMLRFTESLCVQCGLCEQTCPEDAITLKPQVDFVAWSEPRRVVKEEQPFHCTQCGKAFGTKSTIDRIAAKLEGHWMFSGDNAHRRAALFMCEDCRVEKVVNESFDPYGAPSRPRVRTAEDYLRELAEGRDKLN
- a CDS encoding biotin/lipoate--protein ligase family protein — protein: MSPLIAIKTPMALDLPPGFRLVPLRESGDAFGHACRTAKVEGAGTLVWVRRFDVAEFAVVLEPEEPLSLARKAFFMGMNAVADALAAHCPPERAVTFDWPDTIRFDGGLVGGGRIGWPKACAEDQTPAWLVFSSVIRIAFVDVVEPGRVPNAAALDEDGADGIGPSVIVESFARFFLRQVDLWQHDGFSRIGADYLARLAKDRPGDVRGLDGNGDLLTRGPLGQAETRRDWLGALGPVSWLDRKTGAPKL
- a CDS encoding DUF6505 family protein; its protein translation is MKLLRTIRLDPSDTFVFPRAAEPGEWAVTGTFLFWGRDVAGFEGKERAAFRSGFLGVDSFGFSTLVVVQEARDDERSGAVEALASHIHRELGAPDLASARAAAEEEIAFSASLADHEPNTLVALHRLFEAGEIREAFRTLKAREGAVGADGLHAQARAFSFHEVVDDDAVADEVDLIGMMDKRA
- a CDS encoding DUF6352 family protein — encoded protein: MTMDTATSREFWVSSGHHMTRRTDGGGLAITDELILAYLARPELVPPEEACAAERELHAMLMAEPRRAVTKAMIEAIQDDDARENWSFMIGFRDRLIAAPSVEAAYLGIIRRQASAVPPLFLNQLTHLILRNALDGCEDPFVLRAAECFFRAQKGSLRDDTLLIADAELIEGFEAERRTLMQSSPLTAMFGGDALAGLDVMTDDNAGDYWSCSDAFSMVMNLGGNPRAREALARVIESWIGHLLGMTATVTPVERIEDADWRWFVGLDAEATGIGNRLWQGETVDPTAQARVCGLFKLNFGDQARVDPRLAGKPVYLIMALTEDMILRIKPQNLIAGLPLGAAAA
- a CDS encoding DUF3305 domain-containing protein, whose product is MAVHHIAIGVVVAKKKLSNPWVDHEWAPAAVLPGVPAVEPWTFIGREGETESWYAGPAELSFHSGETAHYRDNLVSGRPSIWVALREDAEGRWQVAAVTADPYEGEAFVDTVTDRVEAVPMPHEVMVELSAFFEAHHVEEPFFKRKRDRQDPDSMGSRGIGQPGKFRRDPGPGDGQ
- a CDS encoding DUF3306 domain-containing protein — translated: MTGPGDDEGFLSRWSRRKRAPEPAVEAVTPGEPQTAPSAGEAAKALEDLIAELPAIQDLVAGQDLSAFMRPGVPLDLRNQALRRMWSIDPAIRDFVGEALDYAYDYNTPGAISGFGPLTAGADQVRAVLDGFDRVLAGTPGESGAPSESGAKTGQDPIASDNMSQAALAGTPAPQDLAAVQQLMAQDDLAALPESGGASGEPSAVSKTGENGQNHAPVVHAAMPEKSPENPETEPVRRRHGGALPG
- a CDS encoding Cro/CI family transcriptional regulator gives rise to the protein MRDGGLEAAIKAVGGVGALARALGISQPSVSNWQRIPPERVIAVETLTGIGRHQLRPDLYPEARSSIKAAMEQALAEAEARAAPETDEMDRLRAAEYGLLALLLFKVPTADVLAKVAALKGDASPLGMAHLALAEAARVTTVDAVNCEFFDLFIGVGRGELLPYGSYYLTGFLHERPLAEVRAAFVALGVVRDDSSKEPEDHIGLLCDVMAGLALRRFGDGYDGEKAFFEAHVKPWAQRFFADLEMVRNKPFYSAVGAVGRLFMDIETEAFAFAA
- a CDS encoding twin-arginine translocation signal domain-containing protein; its protein translation is MSGQSKDKSGGTGLTAGRRDFLKAMTGASALAATAVVASQPAEAQAPASGRESRDERRKARYQPNAADVQNFYRTNRY